From the Manihot esculenta cultivar AM560-2 chromosome 3, M.esculenta_v8, whole genome shotgun sequence genome, one window contains:
- the LOC110612006 gene encoding glutamyl-tRNA(Gln) amidotransferase subunit B, chloroplastic/mitochondrial, whose translation MASTLFRHIQTQPLLLYPSAFFRRKNFAFYCTVKNTTQSQTASRENQRSPQIKVSPQKQSKNLDKLTKDYEAIIGIETHVQLSTLTKAFCGCPYNYGAPPNSSICPICMGLPGALPVLNSKVIEFAVRLGLALNCKLSLNSKFDRKQYFYPDLPKGYQISQFDVPIATGGYIDLDLPVEFGGGHRKFGITRVHMEEDAGKLLHSGNGSYSQVDLNRAGVPLLEIVSEPDMRNGIEAAEYAAELQRVVRYLGVSNGNMQEGSLRCDVNVSIRPNGQPEFGTKVEIKNLNSFSSINRAIDFEISRQVHLHSQGQGDSIVQETRLWEEGSQKTVSMRKKEGLSDYRYFPEPDLPEVIITKDYVDSIQNSLPELPEMKRRRYESMGLSMQDVLFLANDISVADFFDATIAKGADVKLATNWIMGDIAAYMKNEKVSINEIKLTPQELAELIASIKGGTISGKIGKEILFELIAKGGTVKGLIKEKDLVQIVDPAEIEKLVDVVLSENPKQLEQYRAGKTKLQGYFAGQVMKVSKGKANPALLNKILVEKLNAKS comes from the exons ATGGCTTCCACATTGTTCAGACACATTCAAACCCAACCTCTATTGCTATATCCCTCTGCATTCTTTAGGAGAAAGAATTTTGCTTTCTACTGCACTGTGAAAAACACCACGCAAAGTCAAACAGCTAGTCGAGAAAACCAGCGGAGTCCGCAAATTAAAGTTTCACCACAAAAGCAGTCCAAAAACCTTGATAAACTCACAAAAGATTACGAGGCAATCATTGGTATAGAAACCCATGTCCAACTCTCTACTTTAACCAAGGCCTTCTGCGGCTGCCCATATAACTATGGGGCTCCGCCAAATTCCAGTATCTGTCCCATATGCATGGGTTTGCCTGGTGCTTTACCGGTGTTGAATtctaaagtaattgaatttgctGTGAGATTAGGCCTTGCACTTAATTGCAAGCTGTCTTTGAACTCAAAGTTTGATAGAAAACAATACTTTTACCCTGACCTTCCAAAGGGATACCAGATATCTCAGTTTGATGTACCAATTGCAACCGGTGGTTACATTGATTTAGATCTCCCTGTGGAATTTGGGGGTGGACATAGAAAGTTTGGCATTACCAGGGTTCACATGGAAGAGGATGCAGGAAAGCTGCTGCATTCAGGAAATGGAAGTTACTCACAG GTTGATCTGAATAGGGCTGGGGTACCATTGCTTGAGATTGTTTCTGAACCTGATATGAGAAATGGTATTGAAGCTGCAGAATATGCAGCAGAACTACAGAGGGTGGTTAGGTATTTGGGAGTGAGCAATGGCAATATGCAGGAAGGTTCTCTTCGCTGTGATGTGAATGTCTCAATTCGACCAAATGGGCAACCAGAGTTTGGAACAAAG GTtgagataaaaaatttaaactcattTTCATCAATTAATAGGGCCATTGATTTTGAGATATCAAGGCAAGTACACCTCCACAGTCAAGGCCAAGGTGATTCAATTGTACAAGAAACTAGACTTTGGGAAGAAGGTTCTCAG AAAACAGTTTCAATGAGGAAAAAGGAGGGGCTTTCTGATTATCGATATTTTCCGGAACCGGACCTCCCAGAAGTTATTATCACAAAAGATTATGTTGATAGTATCCAGAATTCTTTGCCAGAACTCCCAGAAATGAAGCGACGGAGGTATGAGAGCATGGGCCTGAGCATGCAGGATGTTCTTTTCCTTGCAAATGACATAAGT GTTGCAGATTTTTTTGATGCAACCATTGCAAAGGGTGCTGATGTGAAGCTGGCTACCAACTGGATAATGGGTGATATTGCTGCCTacatgaaaaatgaaaaagtgTCTATAAATGAGATCAAACTTACCCCTCAAGAGCTAGCTGAGCTGATTGCATCAATTAAAGGTGGCACTATTAGTGGAAAGATAGGAAAAGAG ATATTGTTTGAGCTCATAGCCAAAGGCGGAACTGTCAAGGGACTGATAAAAGAAAAGGACCTTGTTCAG ATTGTGGATCCTGCAGAAATTGAGAAATTGGTGGATGTAGTACTGTCCGAGAATCCAAAGCAGTTGGAACAATACCGTGCAGGCAAAACTAAGCTGCAAGGTTATTTTGCAGGCCAG GTGATGAAAGTATCAAAAGGTAAGGCAAATCCAGCGCTTCTCAACAAGATCCTTGTAGAAAAATTAAATGCCAAAAGTTGA
- the LOC110612298 gene encoding uncharacterized protein LOC110612298: MGSETAPARKVIVLADPTRESAVALQYALSNVVLENDELILLHVESPNSWRKNTLSFLRRSSLPSHYVPNLEGGDIDFLEAMKQVCEVAQPGIRIRKEKMQMEAKVKDKDKANAILVRCNTLGVDAVIIGQRRSLSSALLGIKRPGSAGLKAFDMAEYLIENSNCNCVGVQKKGQNAGYLINTKTQKNFWLLA; the protein is encoded by the exons ATGGGAAGTGAAACCGCACCCGCGAGAAAGGTAATAGTTTTGGCTGATCCAACCCGCGAATCGGCGGTTGCACTTCAATATGCTCTTTCTAATGTAGTTCTTGAGAATGATGAGCTCATACTTCTCCATGTGGAGAGTCCCAATtcttggaggaagaacacattGTCATTCCTTAGAAGATCTAGTCTTCCTTCCCACTATGTTCCAAACTTGGAAGGAGGAGATATTGATTTTCTTGAGGCAATGAAGCAGGTGTGTGAGGTTGCTCAGCCCGGAATCCGAATCCGCAAAGAGAAGATGCAAATGGAAGCCAAGGTAAAGGACAAAGACAAGGCTAATGCCATTCTCGTTAGATGCAACACATTAGGAGTTGATGCAGTCATTATTGGACAACGTCGAAGTCTCTCCAGTGCATTGCTTGG CATCAAAAGGCCAGGGAGCGCAGGACTGAAGGCCTTTGACATGGCAGAGTATTTGATTGAGAACAGCAATTGCAACTGTGTTGGAGTTCAGAAAAAAGGCCAAAATGCAGGCTATCTCATCAACACAAAAACCCAGAAAAATTTCTGGCTTCTTGCTTAA